A DNA window from Acetobacter aceti NBRC 14818 contains the following coding sequences:
- a CDS encoding RES family NAD+ phosphorylase — MRFTGRVFRAHNPRWSFTPLSGDGAALHGGRFNPVGTPALYTSLRMETAWLEAQQGFPFKPQPLTICAYDVDSEPIVDLTNLSSLNDRGFSPATLACPWEDLADQGKTPPSWELAKALMADGAAGIIVPSFAPGATEHDRNLVFWAWSDSLPSRVTVIDDERRLPTTAASWP; from the coding sequence GTGAGGTTTACCGGACGGGTATTCAGGGCTCACAATCCCCGCTGGTCTTTCACCCCATTATCAGGCGATGGTGCGGCGCTTCACGGAGGTCGGTTCAACCCGGTCGGCACACCTGCCCTTTACACATCACTTCGGATGGAGACGGCCTGGCTCGAAGCCCAGCAGGGCTTTCCATTCAAGCCGCAACCTTTGACGATCTGTGCCTATGACGTCGATAGCGAGCCCATCGTCGATCTGACCAATCTCTCCAGTCTTAACGATCGGGGTTTCTCCCCCGCCACCTTGGCCTGTCCGTGGGAAGACCTTGCTGACCAGGGCAAAACACCGCCTTCATGGGAACTGGCAAAGGCGCTCATGGCCGACGGAGCAGCAGGCATCATCGTCCCGAGCTTTGCCCCTGGAGCGACAGAACACGACAGAAACCTCGTCTTCTGGGCATGGTCAGACAGTCTGCCCTCCCGCGTAACCGTCATTGATGATGAGAGGCGACTGCCCACAACCGCAGCGTCGTGGCCATAA
- a CDS encoding antitoxin Xre/MbcA/ParS toxin-binding domain-containing protein, whose amino-acid sequence MSETTFLSDAFDPSGLIAAERLSNMLHITRGELAVTLGLSRDAVSKSARLGRPATQARLRDMVEILNRVRPWAGSAQQAFAWYRSQPLPSFGDQTAEALVREGRADAVRRYLDRIATGGYA is encoded by the coding sequence ATGTCTGAGACCACATTCCTCTCTGACGCCTTTGATCCGTCCGGGCTGATCGCGGCGGAACGGCTGAGCAATATGCTGCACATCACCCGAGGCGAACTGGCCGTAACACTGGGCCTGTCGCGCGACGCCGTCTCGAAAAGCGCACGCCTCGGCCGCCCCGCCACCCAGGCGAGGCTGCGCGACATGGTCGAGATCCTCAATCGCGTCAGGCCATGGGCAGGTTCAGCCCAACAGGCTTTTGCATGGTACCGGTCACAACCCCTGCCCTCCTTCGGTGACCAGACTGCCGAGGCGCTCGTCCGAGAGGGGCGCGCCGACGCCGTCCGGCGCTACCTGGATCGAATTGCAACCGGCGGTTACGCGTGA
- a CDS encoding multicopper oxidase family protein, with protein MTLNRRSFLMLAGPTMLAATVPGWARGTGSVAGGKADHTLRIATGLVELAPDRIISTRLYNGQFPGPLLRLTEGRRVVVDIFNDTDTPELVHWHGQTIPSDVDGAAEEGTPTILPHGMRRIDFVPKPSGFRFYHTHVAASSDLNRGTYTGLVGPLYIEPKENPGNYDREVFLVLKEFSPFFSRGGDMAMDALAGAPIAELVQMGKTADAAAREKAKGFEVGYDAFTINGKILGHGEPIHVKQGERVLFHVLNGSAGEIRSLALPGHVFRVIALDGNPVPVQAEVPVLWLGTAERVSALVRMDRPGIWVMGDLADEDRRRGMGIVIAYDGQRGKPVWITPKPVRWDYTHFGSGQATIAPDETIEMTIVKRNAARGGFNEWTLNGEAFSMETMRPRYRLHEGRRYRLRVRNASDDIHPLHLHRHSFELVRIGGRPTGGVIKDVVMLGGFQELECDFVADNPGPTLFHCHQQLHMDFGLMALFDYA; from the coding sequence GTGACGCTGAATCGCCGCTCATTTCTTATGCTGGCCGGGCCAACAATGTTGGCCGCCACGGTGCCGGGCTGGGCCAGAGGCACAGGCTCCGTCGCAGGTGGAAAAGCTGACCATACGCTGCGGATTGCCACGGGCCTTGTGGAACTTGCACCCGATCGTATCATTTCAACCAGGCTTTATAACGGCCAGTTTCCAGGTCCCCTGCTGCGCCTCACGGAAGGTCGCCGGGTCGTCGTCGATATTTTCAATGATACCGACACGCCGGAACTTGTGCATTGGCACGGGCAGACGATCCCCAGCGATGTCGATGGCGCAGCGGAGGAGGGCACGCCCACGATACTGCCGCACGGCATGCGCCGGATCGACTTTGTGCCGAAGCCGTCGGGCTTTCGCTTCTATCATACGCATGTCGCGGCGAGCAGTGATCTCAATCGTGGCACATATACCGGTCTGGTCGGGCCGCTCTATATCGAGCCAAAGGAGAATCCCGGTAACTATGATCGCGAGGTCTTCCTGGTGCTGAAGGAATTCTCACCGTTCTTCAGCCGGGGCGGCGATATGGCGATGGATGCGCTGGCCGGCGCGCCCATCGCTGAACTGGTGCAGATGGGAAAGACCGCCGACGCGGCCGCCAGGGAGAAGGCAAAGGGCTTCGAGGTCGGTTATGACGCCTTCACGATCAACGGAAAGATCCTGGGACATGGAGAGCCTATCCACGTGAAGCAGGGCGAGCGCGTGCTGTTCCACGTCCTCAACGGCAGTGCGGGTGAAATCCGTAGCCTTGCCCTGCCCGGACATGTCTTCAGGGTTATAGCGCTCGATGGCAATCCGGTGCCGGTGCAGGCCGAGGTTCCCGTACTCTGGCTGGGCACGGCAGAGCGTGTTTCGGCTCTTGTCCGGATGGATCGACCGGGTATCTGGGTCATGGGGGATCTGGCAGACGAGGACCGCCGGCGCGGCATGGGCATCGTCATTGCCTATGACGGGCAAAGAGGTAAGCCGGTCTGGATTACGCCCAAACCAGTGCGTTGGGATTACACGCATTTCGGCAGCGGGCAGGCCACGATTGCACCCGACGAGACGATCGAGATGACGATCGTCAAGCGCAACGCCGCGCGCGGTGGCTTCAACGAATGGACCCTCAATGGCGAAGCCTTCTCGATGGAGACGATGCGGCCGCGCTATAGGCTGCATGAGGGGCGGCGTTACCGGCTCAGGGTCCGTAACGCCAGCGATGACATCCACCCGCTGCACCTGCACCGGCATAGTTTCGAACTGGTCCGGATCGGCGGCAGGCCAACCGGTGGCGTGATCAAGGATGTCGTGATGCTGGGCGGATTCCAGGAACTCGAATGCGATTTCGTTGCCGACAACCCGGGGCCGACGCTCTTTCATTGTCATCAGCAGCTTCACATGGATTTCGGCCTCATGGCGCTCTTCGATTACGCGTGA
- a CDS encoding MFS transporter: MPRACFTGLSRNVVLLAIASLFTDISTEMLYPVLPVFLTQTLGASGSIVGLIDGCAQAAQNIAQGISGALSDRLRKRKSIALIGYFLAALSKPLMGLSTSWTGLFGARMLDRLGTGARSAPRDALIASSVEEKKRGRAFGLEGAGDNAGAFLGPLLAALLLSLPQVGIRSIFYLALIPGLLAVCMVLFVTDNPEAVVAQSRLGAGLGRFPVMYWKYLLVTALFGLGCSSNAFLILRLQEAGMSLQATILLYSVFNLVAALVSYPAGYLSDQWGRRSMLLLSFVIFLIASLGFALSRNGILLPVLFVVYGLYQGISRSIGKTLAADLVPPELRATGIGWYSATVGLFQLVASIVAGELWDHIGHAAVFYDGALFAVVGIIGLLVLLPRGTGNGLCISASRSPEMCQPLSTDHERPTQ; this comes from the coding sequence ATGCCCCGAGCCTGCTTCACCGGACTTTCACGAAACGTTGTCCTTTTGGCCATCGCAAGCCTGTTTACCGATATTTCGACGGAGATGCTCTATCCGGTCCTGCCAGTCTTTCTGACGCAGACGCTGGGTGCATCGGGCAGTATTGTCGGGTTGATAGACGGCTGCGCGCAAGCGGCACAGAATATCGCACAGGGCATTTCCGGCGCGCTGTCCGACAGGCTGCGCAAGCGAAAATCGATCGCGCTGATCGGCTATTTTCTGGCAGCACTTTCCAAGCCCCTGATGGGGCTTTCCACCAGTTGGACAGGCCTGTTCGGGGCACGCATGCTGGACCGGCTGGGGACGGGCGCGCGCTCGGCACCGCGCGATGCGCTCATCGCGTCTTCGGTGGAGGAAAAAAAACGGGGCAGGGCGTTCGGCCTCGAAGGGGCGGGGGACAATGCGGGCGCCTTTCTTGGTCCGCTGCTGGCGGCATTGCTGCTCTCCCTGCCGCAGGTCGGGATACGGTCAATTTTCTATCTGGCCCTTATTCCCGGGCTGCTGGCGGTTTGCATGGTTCTGTTCGTGACGGACAATCCCGAAGCGGTGGTAGCCCAATCCAGGCTTGGCGCCGGGCTTGGACGATTTCCGGTCATGTATTGGAAATATCTGTTGGTGACCGCATTGTTCGGTCTGGGCTGTTCGAGCAACGCTTTCCTGATTTTGCGGCTCCAGGAAGCCGGTATGTCCTTGCAGGCTACCATCCTGCTCTACTCGGTCTTCAACCTGGTGGCGGCCCTGGTGTCCTATCCGGCCGGATATCTGTCCGATCAATGGGGGCGAAGAAGCATGCTGCTGCTTTCGTTCGTCATCTTCCTGATCGCGTCTCTCGGCTTTGCTCTGTCCAGGAATGGTATTCTGCTTCCGGTACTTTTTGTCGTTTATGGCCTGTATCAGGGCATATCACGCAGTATCGGCAAGACGCTGGCAGCCGATCTCGTGCCGCCAGAACTGCGAGCCACCGGGATTGGCTGGTATAGTGCGACCGTTGGCCTGTTCCAACTGGTGGCCAGCATTGTCGCCGGAGAATTATGGGACCATATCGGTCACGCAGCTGTATTTTACGACGGCGCGCTCTTTGCGGTCGTCGGTATCATCGGGCTGCTGGTATTGCTTCCACGGGGGACAGGAAACGGATTGTGTATATCAGCGTCCCGTTCACCTGAAATGTGTCAGCCGCTCTCAACGGACCATGAACGGCCCACTCAATAG
- a CDS encoding SOS response-associated peptidase: MCNLYSMTSNPQAIREIAKALEDRTGNLQPLPEIWPNTMAPIVRNAANGRELVMARWGMPTPPGYLKGHKVDRGVTNIRNPTSTWWKRWEGVAHRCLVPLTAFSEPERLPDGKSRPVWFARNDGEPLAFFAGIWCRWTSVRKLADGETTDDLFGFLTTEANQEVGAIHPKAMPVILTQPTDLDAWMNAPVAEALRLQRPLPNGVLARVESQPLSE; encoded by the coding sequence ATGTGTAATCTTTATTCCATGACGTCGAACCCGCAGGCGATCCGCGAGATCGCGAAAGCTCTTGAGGATCGCACAGGCAATCTCCAGCCGCTTCCCGAGATCTGGCCGAACACGATGGCGCCGATCGTGCGGAACGCTGCGAACGGCCGTGAACTGGTCATGGCGCGCTGGGGCATGCCGACGCCGCCTGGTTACTTGAAAGGCCATAAGGTGGATCGCGGTGTGACCAATATCCGCAATCCGACCTCGACATGGTGGAAGCGTTGGGAAGGCGTGGCACATCGCTGTCTGGTGCCGCTGACCGCGTTCTCGGAACCGGAGCGCCTGCCCGACGGGAAATCACGGCCTGTGTGGTTTGCACGGAATGATGGAGAGCCGCTCGCTTTCTTCGCCGGGATCTGGTGCCGGTGGACGTCCGTGCGAAAACTGGCAGATGGCGAAACGACGGATGATCTGTTCGGGTTTCTGACCACAGAGGCCAATCAGGAAGTGGGCGCGATCCATCCGAAGGCCATGCCCGTCATTCTGACGCAACCAACCGACTTGGATGCGTGGATGAACGCTCCGGTGGCAGAGGCTCTGCGGCTTCAGCGACCTCTGCCGAATGGCGTGCTTGCTCGTGTCGAATCCCAGCCTCTTTCAGAATAA